From Terriglobia bacterium, the proteins below share one genomic window:
- a CDS encoding IS630 family transposase, translating to MSRTAASIILTASEAETLASWARSRTLPARLIERAQIVQMAATGVQSQEIARVLEISRPTVQLWRQRFLGLRLAGLEKDAPRPGRIPRISDRKVRRIVEATLHSKPENATHWSTRLMARAQGVSEATVRRIWKQHSLKPHLTKTFKLSRDKQFVEKLYDVVGLYLNPPDKSLVLCVDEKSQIQALDRTQPGLPMKKGRCGTMTHDYKRHGTTTLFAALVTLDGRVIGDCMPRHRHQEFIRFLKTIDFETPPELDLHLIVDNYGTHKHPRVQSWLSRHPRFHIHFIPTSSSWLNLVERWFREITQKRLRRGSFNSVPALTAAIDEYLTNHNQNPQTFVWSAPVERILSKIAKCKEAFDALH from the coding sequence ATGAGCAGAACAGCAGCTTCCATCATACTTACGGCGTCCGAAGCCGAGACTTTGGCAAGTTGGGCGCGTAGCCGAACCCTTCCTGCGCGGCTTATTGAACGCGCACAGATTGTTCAAATGGCCGCCACCGGTGTTCAAAGCCAGGAAATCGCGCGAGTGCTGGAGATTTCTCGTCCGACAGTGCAACTTTGGCGCCAGCGTTTTCTGGGGCTGCGTTTGGCGGGGCTCGAGAAGGACGCTCCCCGCCCCGGTCGCATTCCCAGGATCTCCGATAGAAAAGTTCGGCGGATTGTAGAGGCCACGTTGCACAGCAAACCGGAAAACGCGACTCACTGGAGCACCAGGCTCATGGCCAGAGCTCAGGGTGTGAGTGAAGCCACCGTCCGACGCATTTGGAAACAGCACAGCCTCAAGCCGCACCTGACCAAAACCTTCAAGCTGAGCCGCGACAAACAATTTGTGGAGAAGCTTTATGACGTTGTCGGGCTGTATCTCAATCCTCCGGATAAGTCCCTGGTACTGTGTGTTGACGAAAAGTCCCAGATTCAAGCACTTGACCGCACACAGCCTGGCCTGCCGATGAAGAAGGGGCGTTGTGGCACCATGACCCATGATTACAAGCGCCACGGCACAACGACGTTGTTCGCCGCCTTGGTCACGCTTGATGGCAGAGTCATCGGTGATTGTATGCCGCGACATCGCCATCAGGAGTTCATCCGGTTCCTCAAAACGATCGATTTCGAGACTCCGCCCGAACTGGATTTGCATTTGATCGTGGACAACTACGGAACTCACAAACATCCTCGCGTTCAGTCTTGGCTGAGCCGGCATCCGCGCTTCCATATTCATTTCATACCGACTTCCAGCTCTTGGTTGAACCTGGTGGAACGGTGGTTCCGCGAGATCACGCAAAAGCGGTTGCGCCGCGGTTCTTTCAACAGCGTTCCGGCACTCACTGCGGCAATTGATGAGTACCTGACTAATCACAATCAGAATCCGCAAACCTTCGTTTGGAGCGCGCCCGTTGAGCGTATCCTCTCGAAGATTGCCAA